In Carassius auratus strain Wakin unplaced genomic scaffold, ASM336829v1 scaf_tig00011242, whole genome shotgun sequence, a single window of DNA contains:
- the LOC113073007 gene encoding soluble scavenger receptor cysteine-rich domain-containing protein SSC5D-like, with protein sequence MESYLAYIFVSSFVSLITADIVNVRLVNGDSRCAGRVEVLHDGQWGTVCQVSWDLTDAAVVCREMSCGEALQAPGFSYFGPGSGKIWMDEVRCEGSEATLKDCGSSGWGEHYSFCADHEYDAGVKCSETINYGQFTRLADGPHLCSGRLEVLYGNTWYAVCDAAFDQQDAEVVCRELDCGAPVQVLGAAAFGKGDTQMWTQEIQCRGNESTIRLCPTSNYTECSQDNNVGLICSGHNDLRLVNGPDICSGRVERQFLNEWGTVCDACWDMRAASVLCRQLN encoded by the exons ATGGAGAGCTATCTGGCATATATTTTTGTATCTTCATTTGTGTCACTCATTACAGCCG ACATTGTGAATGTGAGGCTGGTGAATGGTGACAGTCGCTGTGCTGgacgagtggaggttcttcatgatggtcagtggggaacagtgtgtcaGGTTTCCTGGGATCtgactgatgctgcagtggtgtgtagagagatgAGCTGTGGAGAGGCTTTACAAGCACCAGGATTTTCTTACTTTGGACCTGGATCAGGAAAAATCTGGATGGATGAAGTGCGGTGTGAAGGATCAGAGGCTACACTGAAGGACTGTGGATCAAGTGGATGGGGTGAACATTATAGCTTCTGTGCCGATCACGAGTATGATGCTGGAGTCAAATGCTCAG AAACCATAAACTATGGACAATTTACAAGACTTGCTGATGGACCTCACCTGTGCTCCGGGAGGTTAGAGGTGCTTTATGGGAACACATGGTACGCAGTGTGTGACGCTgcctttgaccagcaggatgcagaggttgtgtgtagagagctggactgtggggctcctgtacaggtgctgggagcagctgcttttggcaaaggagacactcagatgtggacacaagagattcagtgcagaggaaatgaatcaaCCATTCGATTGTGTCCAACTTCAAATTACACAGAGTGCTCTCAAGACAACAACGTGGGACTGATATGTTCTG GTCACAATGATCTCAGACTGGTCAATGGTCCTGACATCTGTTCTGGTCGAGTTGAACGTCAGTTCCTCAATGaatggggcacagtgtgtgatgcatgctgggatatgagagctgccagtgtcctctgtagacagctgaat
- the LOC113073028 gene encoding deleted in malignant brain tumors 1 protein-like: MTDAEVVCRELGCGKAVEALSNAPFGPGSGPIWMDDVACSGSESTLKDCRSRGWGVSGGCSHYEDAGVRCSETLNYGRPGLVAGSHLCSGRLEMYFGGRWGSLCDAAFDQQDAEVVCRELDCGAPVQVLGAAAFDKGDAQMWTQEIQCRGNESHIQRCPSSNSHKTNCTHENDVGLICSGYTDLRLVNGPDICSGRVELQFLNEWGTVCDACWDMRAASVLCRQLNCGIAVSVVGSEWFGEGSGEIWADVFLVGSGGDCAGRLEVFHNGSWGTVCDDSWDIKDAHVVCRQLQCGVALSNQPVPAWFGPGSGPIWLDEVECEGNETSLWSCSSPGWGKHDCQHKEDVGVVCSEFKEIRLTEGCEGNLEVFYNGSWGNVCWNKMDRDTASLICQELNCGRSGSEPSYSDGLKPRNWFDNLNCRRHDSNLWQCPSSAWGQNDCDNDEVAKITCSGSD; the protein is encoded by the exons ATGACTGATGCTgaagtggtgtgtagagagctgggaTGTGGAAAAGCTGTAGAGGCTCTGAGTAATGCTCCTTTTGGACCAGGATCAGGACCAATCTGGATGGATGATGTGGCCTGTAGTGGATCAGAATCAACACTGAAGGACTGTAGATCAAGAGGATGGGGTGTTAGTGGTGGCTGTAGTCATTATGAAGATGCTGGAGTCAGATGCTCAG AAACTTTAAACTATGGAAGGCCAGGACTTGTAGCTGGGTCTCATCTGTGCTCTGGGAGACTGGAGATGTATTTTGGAGGACGATGGGGTTCATTGTGTGATGCTgcctttgaccagcaggatgcagaggttgtgtgtagagagctggactgtggggctcctgtacaggtgctgggagcagctgcttttgacaaaggagacgctcagatgtggacacaagagattcagtgcagaggaaatgaatcacACATTCAACGCTGTCCATCATCAAACTCACATAAAACAAACTGCACCCATGAAAATGATGTCGGACTGATATGTTCTG GTTACACTGATCTCAGACTGGTAAACGGTCCTGACATCTGTTCTGGAAGAGTTGAGCTTCAGTTCCTCAATGAATGGGGCACAGTGTgcgatgcatgctgggatatgagagctgccagtgtcctctgtagacagctgaattgtgggattgctgtgtctgttgtgggatcagaatggtttggagagggaagtggtgaaatctgggctgatgtgttt ctggtgggttctgggggagactgtgcagggaggctggaggtttttcacaatggctcatgggggacagtgtgtgatgactcctgggatattaaagatgctcatgtggtgtgcagacagctgcagtgtggagtggccctcagtaaccagccggtaccagcctggtttggtcctggttctggacccatatggctggatgaggtggagtgtgaggggaatgagacgtccttgtggagctgctcttctccaggctggggaaaacatgactgtcaacacaaggaggatgtaggagtcgtgtgctcag agtttaaagagatcaggttaactgagggctgtgaagggaatctggaggttttctacaatggatcctggggtaatgtgtgctggaacaagatggacagagacacagcgagtctgatctgtcaagagctgaactgtggaagatctggcAGTGAACCCAGTTATTCAGACGGACTGAAGCCTCGTAACTGGTTTGATAATCTTAATTGTCGGCGACATGACTCCAATTTATGGCAGTGTCCATCTTCAGCCTGGGGACAGAATGACTGTGATAATGATGAAGTCGCCAAAATTACCTGCTCAG GATCAGATTAG